Genomic window (Strix aluco isolate bStrAlu1 unplaced genomic scaffold, bStrAlu1.hap1 HAP1_SCAFFOLD_208, whole genome shotgun sequence):
ATTTTATAATATAAATTGGGAGTAATTACTGTCTGTACAGTTTTGCGTAATAGCTAGAGTCTAGGCATATTTATTCATGAAAACTATTCTGGTAATTGTTATTTAAGTTTTTATTCTAGatgttttaaagtaaataataagtactaaaaattaaaacagaaaccGGGGACGTCGGAAATCCCAAGAAAAACAACGGGAGCGCTGTGGTGTGACAAGAGGTCGGACAAGGGCTTCAGTCCAGCTCAGTCGCTCCAGGGTTTCGTGcttcagctctgccagccccttTTTGTGGAATCCCAGATTCCTGGGGGAACAAACGTGCGTGCGGTAGATACATCGCAGCGTCAAACCGCTGGCTGTGCCGCCGGCGCTGGCCGCGCCCAACTGTCGCCAACTGCACCGACAGGAGCCCGAGCGACGGCCGCCCCCTTGGCCAGCGACAGCAAAACCCACGACGACACCGAGGCCGCGGGAACACGGCGGGGACAAAGGCGAGCTGCGGCGAGGACAGACACGTCACGGCAGGTACGATGCGTAACGCTGAAACACCACGCCAGGTCATGCACACAACAGCAGAGAGAATTTCATTCTGCACGAGACACGCAGCCGTCCTTCGCGTCTTCACAACTCTCTTCGTGGCACCATTGCCTCCGCCACGGGATTCCCGGGCGGAAAACGAGCAAGTTCTCCACGTTGCGGTGCGCCCTCACCTTCCACACCCGCACACAAGAATAGCTGCCCGCCGGTCAGGCGACaccagaaagcacaaagcccctcGAATGGATGTGCAGTCCCACAAACCAGTTACGCTTCACAGCCCAAGCCTCCTCTGTGCTGGGTGTCTGCTTCACCTCCACGCACCCTTCCACAGCCAGACCCGCAGCCATCTCCCCACGGCCCGTCACTGCGTTACATACAGCAGAAGGGCCAGGaccagggggaagaaaaaaatattagcgGGGGAACAAAAAACCTCCCCGGATGGGGAGGTACAGCAGCATGCCTCCCGCTCTGGCTTGGGTTTGCAGCACGCCAAGCACCAGGCCGAGGAACGGACGGCTGCCGGAGGCAACGCCACCCGCCCCTTTGCTGCAGCTTTGTACATCGCACCGACAACCTGACCAGGTTGGTAATTAAACTTCATTTTACTAGGCTGGACacaaatctttctttaaatagATATAAATAACTTACGATGATATGAAGTTACATGGGAAAGTAGTTCATTAAATGTAGTACCAGCAGAAATGGCGTGCTttagttttctgtcttgaaaaagaaaacacgGTGCTGTTGCTGTTTGTGTCTGTCAAGACTGCACACGCTCTTGAACTGGTACCAGCAGTGCCTTTGAACAGGAGGGGCTGCCAGAGCAGACTTAGATCCCGTACGAATCCTTCTCTGGAATATCCCCAGCTGCAGAGTGAATTATTGACTGTAAATCaccaacagcagctcccagtcACCCAGACTCTGAAAAGGTTTCTCCAGCCGACTCCTGTAACGGATACAAACAGGTTCCAAAGGACAGAAAACGTGAGAGTAGGGCTGAAGCAAAAAACCAAGCGTTGTAACTCGCACCTGAGTGGCTGGAACAGCAATAAAggacaaaaccaaacaccttGGGAGAGTTGTTGAGGGGCCAGAGAGAACCTGGGTGGCTTGGAGCAGAGCACGGCTGTCCTCAGGGAGTCCTGGCTGGTGACGAGGAGCAGGCGAGCGCTCTGGGGTCAGCAAGGCCACGGGACAGGctctgggggagctggggggggtccAAAGTGGGCTGCTGAGCCAAAAGGGTCCGTGGGGGAacatggggaggggaggagggagtcCTGGGGGGCACCGCACCTGCCCCGCAGAGAGCCCCCGCCTCCCCCAGGGTGCAGCAGCCCCCCTTGCCACTGCAGCTGGGATGGaggaagggggctggggggggcaacAGCCGTGGAGAAAGGGAATGGCGGGGGGGGTcctggggcaggatggggtgAGGGTGCACAGGCAGCGGCATGCTCCCACGATGTCCCCCagcttcccctccccagccctgccgctTGCTCCAGCCCCTTCCAGCACCACCCACCCCCTCGGGGCTCCTGGAGGGTCCCTGTGCTCCCATGGACAGTGGTGGGACCCTGGACGGGTCGGGGTGGGCATGGACGCCTGTACCGAGCTGGGACAGCCAGACCATGACGAATGGCAGGtctccccatctcccccccctgcacccctccccgtgtcccccccatgTCCTTTCATGGAGGAGTGCTGGGGCCAGGGGTCCTCGGGCTGCCCCGGGCCACTCACCCCTGATGGGGTGGGGTTTCTGCTCCCCCAGCGCCTGCAgatcctccccctgccctgcacagcctctggcAGGTTTTGGGGGTGAAGCGTTGTTTCCATGGGTCCCCATTGCCCATCAGGCCCCTCGCTGCGCTCCGGCCTGTCGGACCCTGTTGTGGTCCAGATGGAAATGGTGGCGAGAGCCTCTACCGGGCCCTGCGCCGGGGGTCTGCACTGCCACCGGACCCCCAGCCCTGAAGCTGCTCGTCCCGGGCGAGCCCACCCCCaattcctcttctcttctcttctccccaggGGACAGAGGGCTCCCAGCCCCGCATGGACCCAGGCACCCGCGGCCCCGAGGCAGGAGCGAGCCAGGGAGACGCCGGGGCAGGTACCGGGACGGGGCTGGGCTCGGTGCTCATCCCCGTGGGCTGGGAGCGGAGGGCGGCGTGCGGTGGGGTCAGCGCCCGAGGTCCCTGTCCTCCGAGCACCATCGTCTCCCGGCAGGCGACAGGCAGGaggagagcctggagagggggGGCACGTCACCGAGCGGAGCGGGAGGGGACGCGTCCCCCAGGCAGGAAACCGAGGAGGAGCGTGGCGGAGGTGCCGGGGCGGCGCGGTCGCGCCCCAACACCTGCGAGGCGTGCGGGAAGAGCTTCAGCCTGCGCTCCAACCTGCTGACCCACCGCCGCAGCCACCTGGGCGAGCGGCCCTATGCCTGCCCCGAGTGCGGGCGCTGCTTCGGGCAGAGCTCCCACCTCCTCACGCACCAGCGGCTGCACACCGGCGAGCGGCCCTACCGCTGCCGTGACTGCGGCCGCAGCTTCAACGTCAACTCGGACCTGGTGAAGCACCGGCGGACGCACACGGGCGAGCGGCCCTACCCCTGCCCCGAGTGCGGGCGCCGCTTCGGCAGCAGCTCCAACCTCACCCGGCACCAGCGGCTGCACACGGGCGAGCGGCCCTACCGCTGCCCCGACTGCGGCGAGAGCTTCCGGGACTGCTCCTCGCTCACCGTCCACCGGCGCGCCCACACCGGCGAGCGGCCCTACCCCTGCCCGGTGTGCGGCAAGGCCTTCGCTGACAGCTCGCTGCTGGCCAAGCACCAGCGCACGCACCGCGCCGAGAAGTCCTTCGCCTGCCCCGACTGCGGCAAGAGCTTCTCCACCAGCTCCTACCTGCTGCGGCACCGGCGCACCCACCTGCCCGAGAAGCCCTACCGCTGTGGGGAGTGCGGCCGGGGCTACAGCCAGTTCGCCCACCTCACCACCCACCAGCGGGTGCACACCGGCGAGCGGCCCTACGTCTGCCCCGAGTGCCGCAAAAGCTTCACCACTAGCTCGGCGCTCACCAAGCACAAGCGCGTCCACACCGGCGAGCGGCCCTACGTCTGCCCTGACTGTGGCAAGAGCTTCACCCAGAGCTCCAACGTCATCACCCACTGGCGCCTGCAGCACGGCAAGTCCCTCTGACGGCCCCGGCCGTGCCGCCCCATCGCCGGACCCCCCTCCCCGAGGTTTCTCTGTGTGGcgctcagcaataaaatctgcCATCCTGCAGCAGAGGCCACCGGCATGGCTGGGACGGAGCGGTGGGGGGCAGATCTGGGGCAAAGTGTCGCCCAAGACACGCTCCCTCTGGTACTCGGGGTCCCCAGGGGCCGTGCCAAACCAGTTCGCTCCCGAGCCCCCCCTGCCAAGCAGTGGCCATCCTGCACGGCTCTTGGCCCAGAAGCTGCTGTGAGTGAGCAGCTCCTGTCGTTTCACAGGTGGGGAAGCTCAGGTGGGGGAAAGCAAAGGAATTTAGTGGGTTTCACTCAAACAGGCAGATGCAGAGACTGGGGCATAACGCCCGTCTCTGACTTTTGGGTATCGGAGGCATCTTCCGGCTCGGCACTGACCCCCGCAGCTCCCACCGTGTCTTCCTGAGGCTGAACTGGGGTCGCTCGGGGGCTGTGGGGCTTTGCCATGTGGCTCGGAGGGTGGGCGAGCCAGGAGAGGGGGGAAGCTGCAGGGCCGGCTCAGAGATGGGGATCCCCTGGGTCCCGCTGGGCACGCGGCGAGCCTGGCACGGGCCTCTGCTGGGTGGAGGATGGGAGATGATGGGCGTCAACTGGAAGAGGATGGGTCCCTGCTGCCTACGGCAGCTCTCCCTGAGGACGGCTGAGCGGGGCGGCCATCCCCACCCGTGGAGCTCGTCCGGAGGGGGCTGCCTGAACCCCCCGGGGGACAGAGCGGCGGGCAGGACCCCGGCTGGAGGAGGGTGTGTTGGAGGCCGAGATCCTGGGGTCCCTCCTGAGCCACCTTAGCGTGGGAGCCCACCCTGCCCCGGGCTGCGTCTGCAGGTGcgagggcggggagggggttgTTCGTCTTTGCCCGGCCCTTGCCGCCACCCCCCTGCCCGCGGAGCCAGGACTGTGCcggggagaggggtggggaggggagtggGACGGGGATGGCGCGcagcctccccccggcccccgcagccGAGGGTCCCcgccgggagggggggggagcgCCGCCGCCCCTCGGCCCCGCTTCCCTCCGCGCCTCCCCGGTCACCGCGGCGGAGGCTGAACTTCCTGGGTCACCGGCGGCTCCTCCATCCGGGAGCCCGGGCggagccgccgcggggccggcggcggcgctTCCCCGAGCAGCCCGGAGCGGGGCAGCCCCCGGAGCATCGCCCCCGCCCGGCtcgggccccccccccgcccgcaggCACCGGCGTGCCGGGGGTCCCTCGGCGGAGCCGGGAGGGGCCGCCGAGCCGGCGGGCGGCTCCGCCggaggggagatgctggggcGCCGGCATCCCCGGAGGGCGGGGGGGCCTCGCTGGCGGCCCCCCGTATCTGCCTAAGAAGCCACCCAGGCCCGGTTCGTGGGGACCGCAGCGAGAGCGGGAGACGCGGCTGCGCTGTGCCCGCGCCGGGGGGTGCCCCTGAACCCCCTTTCCCTCTCTTGCAGGTGCCGCCAGGCTTCGAAGCAGCGTCGGCGGCTGGTGGGTGCCAGCGGCATCAGCATCATGCAGGAGAGCTACGAGTCCCTGATCCTGCTGGGTAAGGCTGGCGTCCTCGCCTGCTCCCTGCGGCATGCCGCCACCTGCCCCGCCACGCGCCAGACTTCGCCGCCAAAAAATAACCCGCTGCCAAAAAAGACGCATCCTGCGGGCACGGCGAGAACAAAAGCTGTCCCCGCTGTGGCTCGGCGCAGCTGGCGCTGCGGGGTTGGGCACGCGCCTTCGGCACCGTGAGCCCTCTCGGCATGACACGGCGTGTGCTTTTTAGCTGGTGGGCATAGGGGAGAAGAAAACCCAATTTTTGTGggggattgggtttttttaaggcattGGGTGCAGAGGAATGCAGTGCTGGGATGGCACGTCTCTCCTCAGAAGAGAGGAGATGCCAGAAGCGAGGTTACCTGCCGAGCAGCTGCGGTGTGCTGACTGGAAGTGTCTTTTATTGCCTTTCTCTAGCTGCTCGCCTAAACACAAAATGccatatttcctttaaaaagttatttttaaaatatacatatatatatagtttaaTAAACCCCACATAAGAGACCTGTAACAAACCCAGTgtcttctttccccctttttccgGAGCAGACTTCCCGATTCCCAAGCCCAACGTCATCTCCcggctggagctggaggaggagctgggggtgCCGGACCCAAACGACTCCAAGGAATGGGAGATCCTCAGGGTGGCCCCTGCAGGTGAGCCGGGACCCCACCCCGAACGAGCCAGAGGTTTTAGCAACACCCCTGTGGCAGCCCCCGCTCCTCGGTCTCGGGGAGCGTCCCGAGCTGGCAGGTATCCGGGGCTCTGCGTGGAGCTGCCGGGCTGGGGTTGGGAAGAGCTTTCTATCCCTCTGTTCTGGGATCAGCTTTTGGCAGCTGCCCGCCCGAATTCTTCAGgctccccctttttccccttggCACCGGGAGTCACTCCTGTCAGCGTTGTGTCTCTCTGCCCCAGCAGATGACGGGACGGGGAGCGAGAATGAGGAGGAGGCGCCCGAGCCGGACGGCCCTGAGCTGGCGGAGCTGGACATCATCCTGTCGCGGGGGGCCGAGGAGGGGGTCCCCCAGAGCCCCGTGCTCGGGGACGCCTGCCAGAGCCACTGTGGCCCCCCCTGGGACCCCGGCAGCCCCCCTGAGGAGCGGCCGGCACGGCCCCCCCGtggcggggcagcggccggcggccgaggggggcggcgggcacggcgGGGAGACGCGCCGAAAACCTGCGGGCAGTGTGAGAAGACCTTCTCCCGGCGGTCAGAGCTGCTGATCCACCAGCGGCTGCACACGGgggagaagccctacaagtgcctGGACTGCGGGAAGAGCTTCACCCGCAGCTCAAACCGCAACGCCCACCAGCGCATCCACAGCGGGGACAGGCCCTACAAGTGCCCTGACTGCGGGAAGAGCTTCGGCCAGAGCTCGGACCTGGCGAAGCACCAGCGGCTGCACGCTGGCGAGCGGCCCTACGCCTGCGCCAAGTGCGGGAAGAGCTTCAGCTGGAGCTCGGACCTCGTCGTCCACCAGCGCATCCACACCGGCGAGCGGCCCTACAAGTGCCCCCAGTGCGGGAAGAGCTTCAACCGCAGCTCCAACCTCAACACGCACCAGCGGACCCACCTGGGCGAGCGGCCCTACAAGTGTGCCGACTGCGGCAAGAGCTTCAGCTACAGCTCGGCCTTCCTCAAGCACCAGCGGACCCACACCGGGGAGAAGCCCTACCAGTGCGCCGGCTGCGGGAAGAGCTTCTTCGAGAGCTCGGCCCTCATCCGCCACCAGCGCATCCACACCGGGGAGACCCCCTACCAGTGCCCGcactgtgggaagagcttcaAGCAGAGTTCGTCCCTCATCACCCACCTGCGCACCCACACCGgcgagaagccctacaagtgtgGCGACTGCGGCAAGAGCTTCATCGTCAGCTCGGCCCTCATCAGGCACCAGCGGATCCACCTGGGATAGGCGCCCACTGCCGCTCCTCTTCTGGGTGCCCGGCCCCACTGCTTTCTGGGGGGCCAAGCCGGACAAAGCTGGAGGCAGCTGGGGGGGGACCCGGGGGCTTTCAGCTGCGGCAGGGGAGCAGAAGCCTTGAGGAGACATGCTGGCGCGGGCAGCCGAGACCCCTCCTGAGCCTGAGCGGGCACTGGCGGGAGAGGAGCCGCAGCGGGCATGGACTCAAGGGGACGTTTCGCTTCTCCCGCGCAGGACGGGGACGTGGCGCCGGTTGCCCACGGGGATTCCTCGGCCCTGTTCCAGCTGgagctgtgggaagcccatgccgGGCGGGTGGCCATGGCTCGCTCCCTGCCACGGGGCTGAGGGCTCGGGATGCCCCGAGCTGCCTTTCTGCCGTGGTGTGTCCATGTTGTGGCTGTTGTGTAGATGGGGCCGAGCCTTTTACCTGCCTGTGTTTCGCCatgggattggggggggggaagggggggaggaaagGTGGGAACCCCAGAGCGGAGTCCCGTGGTGTGAGCCTTGCGGCGCGGCTTTCTCCTCCCTGCATGAGCACGAAGGGTCCTGTAACTCATTAATTTGGCAACAGTCCTCCGCAGAGAGGGATGTCGGAGCAGCGCCACCACGCCAACGCCGCTGGCAAGATAATTTCAGCGCGAGCCCGGTGCTTGGCGTGCCGGGGCGTGCgatccctttcctttccctgcctgccATAGTAAAGAGTTGTTGTTTACCGGCCGCGGGCTGTGCGCGCCTGTGTTCTCCCCCAGGGCCAGGCCAGGGGCTTTCAGGGGCTGTCGCTGCCAAAATCCACAGCTCGGAGGTCCCCTTGTCGTCCCCCACAAGACTTTCTTGTCCAGACGTGGAGTCACGCAGCGGGACACAACGGCGCATCGAGGAGGTGGTCTAACCCTGCTTAGGGGACTGTGACCCTGTGGGACTCCCCAGCCCAAGGTTTGGGTCTCCGGGCTGCCCCCAGGGCCGGCTGCTCCCGCGGGACCCCGGCACCGCCAGCCAGCTCCGTTGGTCCCACTGCAGGCGCTCTCGCCGAACGCGGCATCCTCggctctgtgctgctctggcagcGGGTTTGGCTGCGGGCAGGGTGAAGGCAAGAAGGGGACCCCTCCCCGAAGGGGGGTCCAGGCAGCGTGCCCCCGGCCTGGTGAGAAGGGATGGGGTGTGGGTCGGGGGCACAGGGAGGAGCGACCCTGCCCCGAACACCGGGGGGTGGCGGGGGATGgggggctggggatggggggccgggggggctggggatgggggaccaaggcggggccggggctggggccggggtcTTCCCCTCGCCGCCTTCCTCCGAGCAGCCCCCGGGGGTTGAACTTCCTGGgtcagcgccgccgccgctgcctccaTTGTCCGCCCGGCACCGGCGAGGCCGCGGCAGCGCCCGgacggcggcgggggccggggacGGGGCAGaagccggagccgccgccgccgccggcccgggctGTGCCCGCAGGTACCGGGACAGCGCGGGCGGAGGCCGCCGGCGGGGGGTCCCGCGGGCCCGACCCGGCCTCGGCTGGCGGCCACGGGGCCCAaggcccggcccccccgggggCCCGGAGAGCGGCCGGGCCCGAGCGGGACGGGGATGGACGAGGGGACGGGGATGGGGGCGGTGCGGGAGAACGGGGAGACGGGAACAGAGGGACAGGGCCGGGGGCGGCTgtgcgggccggggccgggggtgtCGCCGGGAAGCCGAGCAGCCAGAGGCGGTTTGGGGCGACAAAGAGGTtcccgctgcccccgccccgaGTCGCGGCGCCTCCCCGGCGCAGCCCAGCCGGCCCCGGGCGAACCTCCCCGACGATCGGTCTCGCCGCCGAAGCCCCTCATCGGCTCTTCGAAGGCCGGGCTGCACCCGCAGCAGGCGAGCCCGTCCCCGGGGGCTCCCGCAGCCTCGCTGCCCTCCGGGAAAGGCTGGCTTCGGAATTTCCCTCCCTAAACCCAGCCTTGGTCTGACCTACAGCCTGACCCGTCCCGGGTTCGTCCTCGGTTCGGGGGCTGCCGGTGCTTGTGGCCGCTCGGGCGTCCTGAGCTGGGGGGTCCCGGAGGGTGGGCGGCCCCCGACACGGCGTTCCTGGGGGTGCGACTCACGTTTGGCTTCTTCCCTTGTTGCCACAGGTGGGGACGGCACGGGGACGCCCCCAGCTCAGGGAGCCCCCCGCCATGTCGCCAAAGCGCTGCAGAGGGTCCGCAGCCCCCCAGCCCGAGCATGGCAGGGCCCCGAGGGGCCAGGGCCGGGCAGAGGGGCAGCCAACACCCCCGGACGGCGGGGAGGCCGAGGCGGGCGGCCGTGGGCGCGGGGGGCGGAAGCGCAAGGAGACGGTCGTGAGGCAGCGGGCGGCTGCCGGGGAGCACCCCAACATCTGCGTGGAGTGCGGCAAGAGCTTCGCACAGAGCGCGGCGCTGCTGGCCCACCGGCGCAGCCACGGAGGGGAGAAGCCCTTCTCCTGCCTCGACTGCGGCAAGAGCTTCGGCCTCAGCGCCAACCTGCTGCGGCACCGGCGCGCCCACGTCGGCGGGAGCCCGCAGAGCTGCCGGGACTGCGGGAAGGAGGTGGGTGCTgccgccgccagcccggccccACGCCCCCCTGGccagaagccctacaagtgcgtCGACTGCGGCAAGAGCTTTGGCCGCCCCAAgcagccccccgccagccccccgggGAAGCGCCGGCGGCGGGACGGCCCCGGCGGGGAGAAGCCACCGGCCGTGGCCATCCCCAACACCTGTGCCGAGTGCTGGCAGAGCTTCAGCCAGAACTCGGACCTGGTGAAGCACATGCGCATCCACACCGGGGAGAAGCCCTACGCCTGCCCCCACTGTGGGAAGCGCTTCAACGTCAGCTCCAACCTCATCCGCCACCAGCGCATCCACACCGGCGAGAAGCCCTACGCCTGCGCCGACTGCGGCAAGAGCTTCACCGACAAGTCCACCCTCACCCAGCACCGCCGCATCCACACCGGGGAGAAGCCCTACGCCTGCGCCTACTGCGGCAAGAGCTTCAGCCGCAGCTCCCACCACAAGCGGCACCAGCGAACCCACGCAGGGCAAAACCCcgtctccctcctgcccctctggccctaccccagccagccctgctaGGGGGGCTCGGCGTGGCCGGTGCTGCCGGGGCAGGATGCCACGCGCATTGGAGGGGCCGGTAGGACGAGGCGTAGTAGGATGAGCCGCGAGGCTGGTAGGTGGGATTACGTGGGGTGGGTCGGGGCCGTAGCGGTTGGGTAGGTAGGATGGGTCAGTAGTGATGGGAcacaggggcagcagcagcgctcGAGCTGGCGGTGGCTCAGGATCCGTCTTGCCGTGGAGACCCC
Coding sequences:
- the LOC141919068 gene encoding LOW QUALITY PROTEIN: uncharacterized protein LOC141919068 (The sequence of the model RefSeq protein was modified relative to this genomic sequence to represent the inferred CDS: substituted 1 base at 1 genomic stop codon), encoding MGRYSSMPPALAWVCSTPSTRPRNGRLPEATPPAPLLQLCTSHRQPDQGTEGSQPRMDPGTRGPEAGASQGDAGAGDRQEESLERGGTSPSGAGGDASPRQETEEERGGGAGAARSRPNTCEACGKSFSLRSNLLTHRRSHLGERPYACPECGRCFGQSSHLLTHQRLHTGERPYRCRDCGRSFNVNSDLVKHRRTHTGERPYPCPECGRRFGSSSNLTRHQRLHTGERPYRCPDCGESFRDCSSLTVHRRAHTGERPYPCPVCGKAFADSSLLAKHQRTHRAEKSFACPDCGKSFSTSSYLLRHRRTHLPEKPYRCGECGRGYSQFAHLTTHQRVHTGERPYVCPECRKSFTTSSALTKHKRVHTGERPYVCPDCGKSFTQSSNVITHWRLQHGKSLXRPRPCRPIAGPPSPRFLCVALSNKICHPAAEATGMAGTERWGADLGQSVAQDTLPLVLGVPRGRAKPVRSRAPPAKQWPSCTALGPEAAVSEQLLSFHRCRQASKQRRRLVGASGISIMQESYESLILLDFPIPKPNVISRLELEEELGVPDPNDSKEWEILRVAPAADDGTGSENEEEAPEPDGPELAELDIILSRGAEEGVPQSPVLGDACQSHCGPPWDPGSPPEERPARPPRGGAAAGGRGGRRARRGDAPKTCGQCEKTFSRRSELLIHQRLHTGEKPYKCLDCGKSFTRSSNRNAHQRIHSGDRPYKCPDCGKSFGQSSDLAKHQRLHAGERPYACAKCGKSFSWSSDLVVHQRIHTGERPYKCPQCGKSFNRSSNLNTHQRTHLGERPYKCADCGKSFSYSSAFLKHQRTHTGEKPYQCAGCGKSFFESSALIRHQRIHTGETPYQCPHCGKSFKQSSSLITHLRTHTGEKPYKCGDCGKSFIVSSALIRHQRIHLGDGDVAPVAHGDSSALFQLELPPQRGMSEQRHHANAAGPGQGLSGAVAAKIHSSEVPLSSPTRLSCPDVESRSGTQRRIEEPKVWVSGLPPGPAAPAGPRHRQPAPLVPLQALSPNAASSALCCSGSGAAAAASIVRPAPARPRQRPDGGGGRGRGRSRSRRRRRPGLCPQVPGQRGRRPPAGGPAGPTRPRLAATGPKARPPRGPGERPGPSGTGMDEGTGMGAVRENGETGTEGQGRGRLCGPGPGVSPGSRAARGGLGRQRGSRCPRPESRRLPGAAQPAPGEPPRRSVSPPKPLIGSSKAGLHPQQPDPSRVRPRFGGCRCLWPLGRPELGGPGGWAAPDTAFLGVGTARGRPQLREPPAMSPKRCRGSAAPQPEHGRAPRGQGRAEGQPTPPDGGEAEAGGRGRGGRKRKETVVRQRAAAGEHPNICVECGKSFAQSAALLAHRRSHGGEKPFSCLDCGKSFGLSANLLRHRRAHVGGSPQSCRDCGKEVGAAAASPAPRPPGQKPYKCVDCGKSFGRPKQPPASPPGKRRRRDGPGGEKPPAVAIPNTCAECWQSFSQNSDLVKHMRIHTGEKPYACPHCGKRFNVSSNLIRHQRIHTGEKPYACADCGKSFTDKSTLTQHRRIHTGEKPYACAYCGKSFSRSSHHKRHQRTHAGQNPVSLLPLWPYPSQPC